A genomic stretch from Sinorhizobium terangae includes:
- a CDS encoding aldo/keto reductase has translation MQTRKIGRTDLAVTEYSFGAAALGGLYRECTREAAMGTLDAAWAAGIRYFDVAPYYGLGLAERRVGDFLQDKPRDSFVLSTKVGRLLRPVPEGAVPDYSYVKPLNFDVTFDYSYDAIMRSVEFSYARLGLNRIDILYVHDIGVYTHGAAKNAVLLRQLMDSGLKALEELKTAGVISAYGLGINEVPVCLEVMRRADIDCILLAGRYTLLDRSAVAELLPLCEKKGTSLVVGGVFNSGILATGPVEGAHFDYMPASEDVRTRVAAMEKIARDRGMPLAAPALQFPLANRQVASVLLGTAKPSSLERNMELTRRKIATEDFAAFEPYTLVAPELGLEAVRA, from the coding sequence ATGCAGACCAGAAAGATCGGTCGGACCGACCTTGCGGTGACCGAGTACAGCTTCGGCGCGGCCGCGCTTGGCGGCCTCTATCGCGAATGCACGCGCGAAGCCGCAATGGGGACGCTGGATGCTGCCTGGGCCGCAGGCATCCGCTATTTCGACGTGGCGCCCTATTACGGGTTGGGACTGGCCGAGCGGCGCGTCGGCGATTTCCTGCAGGACAAGCCGCGCGACAGCTTCGTGCTCTCGACAAAGGTTGGCCGCCTGCTCCGCCCGGTGCCGGAAGGCGCGGTTCCCGACTATTCCTATGTCAAACCGCTGAATTTCGACGTCACCTTCGACTACAGCTATGACGCGATCATGCGGTCGGTCGAATTCAGCTACGCACGGCTCGGCCTCAATCGCATCGACATCCTTTATGTCCACGACATCGGCGTCTACACCCACGGTGCCGCGAAGAATGCCGTGCTCTTGCGGCAACTGATGGATTCCGGCCTGAAGGCGCTGGAGGAGCTGAAAACGGCCGGTGTCATTTCGGCCTACGGCCTCGGCATCAATGAAGTGCCGGTCTGCCTCGAGGTCATGCGGCGGGCCGATATCGACTGCATCCTCTTGGCCGGGCGCTACACGCTTCTCGACCGCTCGGCGGTCGCCGAGTTACTTCCCCTTTGCGAGAAGAAGGGGACATCGCTCGTCGTTGGCGGCGTGTTCAATTCCGGCATTCTCGCCACCGGCCCGGTGGAGGGAGCCCATTTCGACTACATGCCGGCGAGCGAAGACGTGCGGACGCGGGTTGCGGCGATGGAAAAGATCGCGCGCGACCGCGGGATGCCGCTTGCCGCTCCCGCGCTCCAGTTCCCGCTTGCCAACCGCCAGGTTGCCTCGGTCCTGCTCGGTACGGCGAAGCCTTCGAGCCTCGAGCGCAATATGGAACTCACCCGACGGAAGATCGCTACGGAAGACTTTGCTGCTTTCGAACCCTACACCCTCGTCGCGCCCGAACTCGGGCTCGAGGCGGTGAGGGCCTGA
- a CDS encoding ABC transporter substrate-binding protein — MSITKHILSRRAFTALAGAAFLATMAPVASFAQDVTIPIIVKDTTSFYWQIVLAGARAAGKDLGVNVPELGAQSESDINGQISILENAVAGSPAAVVISPTEFKALGKPIDEAAKAVPIIGIDSAADSKAFTSFLTTDNVQGGRIAADGLAAAIKEATGKEEGEIAIITSLPGVGSLDQRRDGFLDQIKTKYPGFKVVADKYADGQATTGLNMMTDLITANPNLVGVFASNLIMAQGVGQAIAENKLGDKIKVIGFDSDEKTVGFLKEGVLAGLVVQDPYRMGYDGVKTALAVSKGEKVEANVDTGANLVTKANMAEPKIDALLNPKVN, encoded by the coding sequence ATGAGCATCACAAAGCACATTCTATCCCGCCGTGCCTTTACGGCACTTGCCGGTGCCGCTTTCCTTGCAACGATGGCGCCCGTCGCGTCATTCGCGCAGGACGTCACGATCCCGATCATCGTCAAGGATACCACGTCCTTCTATTGGCAGATCGTTCTCGCGGGTGCGCGCGCGGCCGGTAAGGACCTCGGCGTGAATGTGCCGGAGCTTGGCGCCCAGTCTGAATCGGACATCAACGGCCAGATCAGCATTCTCGAAAATGCCGTTGCCGGCTCGCCGGCTGCAGTCGTGATCTCGCCGACGGAGTTCAAAGCCCTCGGCAAGCCGATCGACGAGGCCGCAAAAGCTGTTCCGATCATCGGCATCGACTCGGCCGCTGACTCAAAGGCCTTCACCTCGTTCCTGACGACCGACAACGTCCAGGGCGGTCGCATTGCCGCTGATGGCCTTGCTGCCGCAATCAAGGAGGCGACCGGTAAGGAGGAAGGCGAAATCGCCATCATCACCAGCCTGCCGGGCGTCGGCTCGCTCGACCAGCGCCGTGACGGCTTCCTTGACCAGATCAAGACCAAGTATCCGGGCTTCAAGGTCGTTGCCGACAAATATGCCGATGGTCAGGCGACCACCGGTCTCAACATGATGACTGACCTCATCACCGCCAACCCGAACCTCGTCGGCGTCTTCGCCTCCAACCTGATCATGGCGCAGGGCGTCGGCCAGGCGATTGCCGAAAACAAGCTCGGCGACAAGATCAAGGTGATCGGCTTCGACAGCGACGAAAAGACCGTCGGCTTCCTCAAGGAAGGCGTTTTGGCCGGGCTCGTCGTGCAGGACCCCTACCGCATGGGTTATGATGGCGTGAAGACGGCGCTTGCGGTCTCGAAGGGCGAGAAGGTCGAAGCGAATGTCGATACCGGCGCGAACCTCGTCACCAAGGCGAACATGGCCGAGCCGAAAATCGATGCGCTCCTGAACCCGAAGGTAAACTAG
- a CDS encoding sugar ABC transporter ATP-binding protein — protein sequence MIGLQEVGHRHELRTPVGHPVPKGEPILELHSLRKNYGAVEALKPATMTFLSGEVHAIVGENGAGKSTLIKLLTGVITRTAGDILWCGEPVQLATPNEAISRGINAVHQEVVLCPHLSVAANMFLGDEMNKRGLMRKRAMTDAAQGVLDDLGFNLPASAVLGSLTIGQQQLVATARAAMRGTQFLIFDEPTAYLTRQESEQLFRLIRRLQGEGVTIVYISHRLEEVFELADRVSVLRDGTHVGTRAIDETNEAELIALMINRTIEQIYHKEHFTAGETLVETRGLSGPGFADVSLTVRAGEIVGLYGLIGAGRSEFALGLYGRHRLSAGEVFWQGSKVEIDSERKAMELGIALAPESRRDQGLCLNLPIGLNINLPVFRKLTRGLTINRAEEAANADRQIRDLKIKTPSRRVLASAMSGGNQQKIVIGKWLSHGAKLFIFDEPTVGVDVGTKAEIYRLFARLLEKGAGIILISSYLPEVYELSDRLHVFRQGRLVGSHGYRTASHEEVLAQAIGA from the coding sequence ATGATTGGACTTCAAGAGGTCGGCCATAGACACGAGCTCAGAACGCCCGTCGGCCACCCCGTTCCCAAGGGTGAGCCGATCCTCGAGTTGCACAGTCTGCGGAAGAACTACGGCGCCGTGGAAGCGCTGAAGCCCGCGACCATGACATTCCTCTCGGGCGAGGTGCATGCAATCGTCGGCGAAAACGGCGCCGGCAAATCTACGCTGATCAAATTGCTGACGGGGGTGATCACCCGAACCGCGGGCGATATCCTCTGGTGCGGCGAGCCGGTTCAGCTCGCGACCCCCAACGAGGCGATTTCGCGCGGCATCAACGCCGTCCATCAGGAAGTCGTGCTCTGCCCGCATCTTTCCGTCGCGGCCAACATGTTCCTCGGTGATGAGATGAACAAGCGCGGCCTGATGCGCAAGCGCGCAATGACCGATGCGGCGCAAGGCGTGCTCGACGATCTCGGTTTCAACCTGCCCGCAAGCGCGGTGCTCGGAAGCCTGACGATCGGCCAGCAGCAGCTGGTCGCCACGGCGCGGGCGGCGATGCGCGGCACCCAGTTCCTGATCTTCGACGAGCCCACGGCCTATCTCACGCGCCAGGAATCCGAGCAACTGTTCCGCCTCATTCGCCGGCTGCAGGGCGAAGGCGTCACGATCGTCTATATCAGCCACCGCCTGGAGGAGGTGTTCGAGCTTGCCGACCGGGTCTCCGTCCTGCGCGACGGCACCCACGTCGGCACCCGCGCGATCGACGAGACGAACGAGGCCGAGCTGATCGCGCTGATGATCAATCGCACGATCGAACAGATCTATCACAAGGAGCACTTTACCGCCGGCGAGACGCTCGTTGAAACGCGCGGGCTGAGCGGTCCGGGCTTTGCCGACGTGTCGCTGACGGTCCGGGCCGGCGAGATCGTCGGCCTCTATGGCCTGATCGGCGCCGGCCGCAGCGAATTTGCACTCGGCCTTTACGGCCGCCATCGGCTGAGCGCCGGGGAGGTCTTCTGGCAGGGGAGCAAGGTCGAGATCGACAGCGAGCGAAAGGCGATGGAGCTCGGGATCGCGCTTGCGCCGGAGAGCCGCCGCGATCAGGGGCTCTGCCTCAACCTGCCGATCGGCCTTAACATCAACTTGCCGGTTTTCCGCAAGCTGACGCGCGGACTGACGATCAACCGTGCCGAGGAGGCGGCGAACGCCGACCGCCAGATCCGCGATCTGAAGATCAAGACGCCGTCGCGCCGGGTGCTTGCGTCCGCCATGTCCGGCGGCAACCAGCAGAAGATCGTCATCGGAAAGTGGCTGAGCCACGGGGCGAAACTGTTCATCTTCGATGAACCGACCGTCGGCGTCGATGTCGGCACCAAGGCCGAAATCTACCGGCTTTTCGCGCGGCTCCTGGAGAAGGGGGCGGGCATCATCCTGATTTCGTCCTACTTGCCGGAGGTCTACGAACTGTCGGACCGGCTGCACGTCTTCCGGCAGGGGCGGCTTGTGGGAAGCCACGGCTACCGCACGGCCAGCCATGAAGAGGTGCTGGCGCAGGCGATCGGCGCGTGA
- a CDS encoding ABC transporter permease, which yields MSVETVESSTGPTPRKGISILFGLTLLGLLLFLWLLLGFATNSFWTPNNISNLLRQGAMTAILAVGQTFVIITAGIDLSVGAVVGFTSVIVAWLLAAGVPLWLALIATLAIGVLIGAFHAFGIVRMGLPAFIITLATLTSLRGIGLLITNGSTISISNEAFTNFSRADFLGVPSLFWMVIVVAVPAYIFLHLSRFGRYLFAVGSNAEAARLSGVNVNRTTYLAYILSSTCAAFVGLLLASRIGIGNATQAEGWELQAIASSVIGGTSLFGAVGSVHGPLLGAFILATINNGANLLNVNSFWQRIITGLLIIVIVYFDQLRRRGER from the coding sequence ATGAGTGTGGAAACGGTTGAAAGCAGCACGGGGCCGACGCCGAGGAAAGGGATCAGCATCCTGTTCGGCCTGACGCTGCTCGGGCTCCTGCTCTTCCTCTGGCTGCTCCTCGGCTTCGCGACCAACAGCTTCTGGACGCCGAACAACATCAGCAACCTCTTGCGCCAGGGCGCGATGACGGCGATCCTCGCCGTCGGCCAGACCTTCGTGATCATCACCGCGGGCATCGATCTCTCGGTTGGCGCGGTGGTCGGCTTCACCAGCGTCATCGTGGCATGGCTGCTCGCCGCCGGCGTTCCGCTATGGCTCGCCCTCATCGCGACCTTGGCGATCGGCGTCCTGATCGGCGCCTTTCACGCCTTCGGTATCGTCCGCATGGGCCTGCCGGCCTTCATCATCACGCTGGCGACGCTGACCTCACTGCGCGGCATCGGTCTGCTCATCACCAACGGTTCGACGATATCGATCAGCAACGAGGCTTTCACCAATTTCTCGCGGGCCGATTTCCTCGGTGTGCCGAGCCTGTTCTGGATGGTGATCGTCGTCGCCGTGCCGGCCTATATCTTCCTGCACTTGAGCCGTTTCGGCCGCTATCTGTTTGCCGTCGGCTCGAACGCCGAGGCGGCGCGCCTTTCCGGCGTCAACGTCAACCGGACGACCTATCTCGCCTACATCCTGTCATCGACCTGCGCCGCCTTTGTCGGCCTGCTGCTTGCCTCGCGCATCGGCATCGGCAACGCCACGCAGGCAGAAGGCTGGGAACTGCAAGCGATCGCCTCGTCGGTGATCGGCGGCACGAGCCTGTTCGGTGCCGTCGGTTCGGTCCACGGTCCGCTGCTCGGCGCCTTCATTCTGGCGACCATCAACAACGGCGCCAATCTTTTGAACGTCAATTCCTTCTGGCAACGCATCATCACCGGGCTGCTCATCATCGTCATCGTCTACTTCGACCAGCTCCGGCGGCGGGGCGAGCGATGA
- a CDS encoding zinc-binding alcohol dehydrogenase family protein — MKAVLCPEPGRLEIVDRSRPAAPAAGWVRLAVSHVGICGTDYHIFEGKHPFLEYPRVMGHEISAKVIEAGPETSLAPGTLVVVNPYLSCGSCVACRSGKPNCCTAIRVLGVHTDGAFCEEITMPEGNLYPAQDLSPEAAATVEFLAIGAHAVRRSTAAPGARSLVIGAGPIGLGTALFSRIAGHDVTLLDTSAERLAFARDRLGFPHGVVADRDTERAIAEATNGDGFDVVFDATGNTTSMERSFAYVAHGGTLVFVSVVKDDIRFSDPEFHKREMTLVASRNATRADFDHVIASIRDGLVPVDALITHRTTLAEAVNDLPRWAHEKGGLVKAVITVGAA, encoded by the coding sequence ATGAAGGCCGTCCTCTGCCCGGAGCCGGGCCGCCTCGAGATCGTCGACCGCAGCCGGCCCGCGGCGCCGGCCGCCGGCTGGGTGCGCCTTGCCGTCAGCCATGTCGGGATCTGCGGCACCGACTATCATATCTTCGAAGGCAAGCATCCCTTCCTGGAATATCCCCGCGTGATGGGGCACGAAATCTCGGCAAAGGTGATCGAAGCGGGACCTGAAACGTCGCTCGCGCCCGGGACGCTGGTGGTGGTCAATCCCTATCTCTCCTGCGGAAGCTGTGTCGCCTGCCGAAGCGGAAAGCCGAATTGCTGCACGGCGATCCGTGTCCTCGGCGTGCACACCGACGGTGCTTTCTGCGAGGAGATCACCATGCCGGAAGGAAATCTCTATCCGGCTCAGGATCTCTCGCCCGAAGCCGCCGCTACGGTCGAGTTCCTGGCGATCGGCGCCCATGCCGTCCGCCGGTCGACGGCGGCGCCCGGTGCCCGTTCGCTGGTCATCGGTGCCGGCCCGATCGGCCTCGGGACGGCGCTTTTTTCCCGCATTGCCGGGCACGACGTGACCCTCCTCGACACGAGCGCGGAACGACTGGCCTTTGCCCGCGACAGGCTCGGCTTCCCGCACGGCGTCGTGGCCGATCGCGACACGGAACGTGCAATCGCTGAGGCGACGAATGGCGATGGCTTTGATGTCGTCTTCGACGCGACGGGCAACACAACGTCGATGGAGCGGTCGTTCGCCTACGTCGCCCATGGCGGAACGCTGGTCTTCGTCAGCGTGGTCAAGGACGATATCCGTTTCTCCGATCCGGAATTCCACAAGCGCGAGATGACGCTGGTCGCCAGCCGCAATGCGACACGGGCTGATTTCGATCATGTCATCGCGTCGATCCGTGACGGTCTGGTTCCGGTCGACGCGCTGATCACCCATCGCACGACACTCGCTGAGGCGGTGAACGACCTGCCACGCTGGGCGCACGAAAAAGGCGGCCTCGTCAAGGCCGTAATCACAGTGGGTGCCGCATGA
- a CDS encoding amidohydrolase family protein has translation MTLIDAHQHYWTLGLGHNDWPEPDLAPIYRDFGPEDLKPNLAASGISRTVLVQAAPNVRETEFLLSVAEREKSVAAVVGWVNILATDAVSEIRRLKTNPKLKGIRPMLQAIAETAWILQPPAIATLQALPGLDMRFDALIQPRHLPVIAALADQVPELAIVVDHGAKPFIAAGKLEPWRSDMAALARRPNVHVKLSGLVTEAGGGWSVERLKPYAAHLLDVFGADRVMFGSDWPVVLLDADYGAWFAAAQELTAHLTSLERENVFSRTAARFYGISG, from the coding sequence ATGACCCTCATCGATGCTCACCAGCACTATTGGACGCTCGGCCTTGGCCATAACGACTGGCCGGAGCCGGATCTCGCGCCGATCTACCGCGATTTCGGGCCGGAGGACCTCAAGCCTAATCTGGCAGCCTCAGGAATTTCGCGGACCGTTCTCGTCCAGGCCGCTCCGAACGTGAGGGAAACCGAGTTCCTGCTTTCGGTCGCCGAGCGGGAGAAGAGTGTGGCGGCGGTGGTCGGCTGGGTCAATATATTGGCGACCGATGCCGTTTCAGAAATCAGGCGCCTGAAGACCAACCCCAAACTCAAGGGCATCCGCCCGATGCTGCAGGCCATTGCGGAAACCGCCTGGATCCTGCAGCCGCCGGCGATCGCCACGCTGCAGGCCCTGCCTGGACTCGATATGCGGTTCGACGCCCTGATCCAGCCGCGGCATCTGCCGGTCATTGCCGCCCTTGCCGATCAGGTGCCGGAGCTGGCGATCGTCGTCGACCATGGTGCCAAGCCTTTCATCGCGGCCGGAAAGCTGGAGCCGTGGCGGTCCGACATGGCCGCACTCGCCCGCCGCCCGAACGTCCACGTCAAGCTCTCCGGGCTTGTGACCGAGGCGGGCGGCGGCTGGTCGGTCGAGAGGCTCAAGCCTTACGCCGCGCATCTCCTCGATGTCTTTGGAGCAGATCGTGTGATGTTCGGCAGCGACTGGCCGGTCGTCTTGCTCGACGCCGACTATGGCGCATGGTTTGCTGCAGCACAGGAACTGACGGCGCATCTCACATCCCTGGAACGGGAGAATGTTTTCTCGCGGACGGCCGCCCGCTTTTACGGAATTTCCGGCTAA
- the phaZ gene encoding polyhydroxyalkanoate depolymerase, whose protein sequence is MFYQLYELNHAMMAPWRTAADALRLAFNNPMNPVSHTYFGRATAAGLEVFERATRRYGKPEFGLAETIVDGETVAVREKIVWREPFCNLIHFERSLPKGRAPDHKVLMVAPMSGHYATLLRGTVEALLPHADVYITDWIDARMVPLAEGTFDLDDYIDYVVQMVHFLGPDTHVIGVCQPAVPVLAAVSLMEAAEDPLAPASMTLMGGPIDTRINPTAVNQLAKERPIEWFRDNVIMPVPWPQPGFMRMVYPGFLQLSGFMSMNLDRHLIAHKEFFAHLVKNDGDAADKHRDFYDEYLAVMDLTAEFYLQTVQVVFMQHALPKGEMMHRGRRVDPSAIRKVALLTVEGENDDISGVGQTKAAQTICTNIPEHMRQHYMQPDVGHYGVFNGSRFRREIAPRIVAFQREHARRASPVKQLIKGGKSA, encoded by the coding sequence ATGTTCTACCAGCTTTACGAATTGAACCATGCCATGATGGCGCCGTGGCGCACCGCCGCGGATGCCCTGCGGCTTGCCTTCAACAATCCGATGAATCCGGTCTCGCACACCTATTTCGGTCGTGCCACCGCTGCGGGATTGGAGGTTTTCGAGCGCGCCACACGCCGTTACGGCAAGCCGGAATTCGGCCTTGCCGAAACCATCGTCGACGGTGAGACGGTGGCCGTGCGGGAGAAGATCGTCTGGCGTGAGCCTTTCTGCAATCTCATCCACTTCGAGCGCTCCCTTCCGAAAGGAAGAGCGCCGGATCACAAGGTGCTGATGGTGGCGCCGATGTCCGGGCACTACGCGACGCTGCTGCGCGGCACCGTCGAGGCGCTGCTGCCGCATGCCGATGTCTACATCACCGATTGGATCGACGCGCGGATGGTGCCTCTCGCCGAAGGTACGTTCGATCTCGACGACTACATCGACTACGTCGTCCAGATGGTGCACTTCCTCGGCCCCGATACCCATGTGATCGGCGTCTGTCAGCCGGCGGTGCCGGTCCTGGCTGCGGTCTCGCTGATGGAAGCGGCGGAAGATCCGCTCGCACCGGCGTCGATGACGCTGATGGGCGGGCCGATCGACACGCGCATCAATCCCACGGCCGTCAATCAACTGGCGAAAGAGCGGCCGATCGAATGGTTCCGTGACAATGTCATCATGCCCGTGCCGTGGCCGCAGCCGGGTTTCATGCGCATGGTCTATCCGGGTTTCCTGCAGCTCTCCGGCTTCATGTCGATGAATCTCGATCGGCACCTGATCGCCCACAAGGAATTCTTCGCCCATCTCGTCAAGAACGACGGTGATGCGGCCGACAAACACCGCGATTTCTATGACGAATACCTGGCGGTCATGGATCTGACGGCAGAATTCTACCTGCAGACGGTGCAGGTCGTGTTCATGCAGCATGCCTTGCCGAAGGGCGAGATGATGCACCGCGGGCGGCGCGTCGACCCTTCGGCGATCCGCAAGGTGGCGCTCCTGACCGTCGAGGGCGAAAACGACGACATTTCCGGCGTCGGCCAGACGAAGGCCGCGCAGACGATCTGCACCAACATCCCGGAACACATGCGTCAGCATTACATGCAACCGGATGTCGGCCATTACGGCGTCTTCAACGGATCGCGTTTCCGCCGCGAGATCGCGCCGCGCATCGTCGCTTTCCAGCGCGAGCATGCGCGTCGCGCCTCGCCGGTCAAGCAGCTCATCAAGGGCGGAAAGTCAGCCTGA
- a CDS encoding DUF2852 domain-containing protein, with protein MNQSALIRPDWTPATIALMVLGFVVFWPLGLAMLAYILFGEKLRAFKRDANGSVDRMCAGFRRNHRQHWAHHRTGNVAFDDWREAELARLDEERRKLDEMREEFDAYVRELRRAKDQEEFDRFMRERKNGGPSPSAGPETN; from the coding sequence ATGAACCAATCTGCATTGATCCGTCCGGACTGGACGCCCGCGACCATTGCATTGATGGTGCTCGGCTTCGTTGTGTTCTGGCCGCTTGGCCTGGCAATGCTCGCTTATATCCTCTTCGGCGAAAAGCTGAGGGCGTTCAAGAGGGACGCCAACGGCAGTGTGGATCGCATGTGCGCCGGCTTCCGGCGCAACCATCGCCAGCACTGGGCGCATCATCGCACCGGCAACGTCGCGTTTGACGACTGGCGCGAGGCGGAGCTTGCCCGCCTCGACGAAGAGCGCCGCAAACTGGACGAAATGCGCGAGGAATTCGACGCCTATGTGCGTGAACTTCGCCGCGCCAAGGATCAGGAAGAGTTCGACCGCTTCATGCGCGAGCGCAAGAACGGCGGCCCTTCGCCGTCCGCCGGTCCTGAGACGAACTGA
- a CDS encoding M48 family metallopeptidase: MFPSLKRRRHNGTPADITRDIEVAGKLLPLTIRQNARATRMTLRIEPGGRALKLTVPEGLPEREVQSFLNRHQGWLMTKLARFSGESELEEGGSILIRGVAHRIERTGRIRGLTEAVVLGEESILRVSGGEEHLRRRVADFLKKEARSDLERLVAVYTGRIGRRARSLSLKDTRSRWGSCSVDGDLSFSWRIAMAPPKVIAYLAAHEVAHLQEMNHGPDFWALCEKLCPDTRDAKHWLKRNGTMLHAIDFG, translated from the coding sequence ATGTTTCCCTCTCTCAAGCGGCGCCGCCACAATGGAACCCCTGCCGATATTACGCGCGATATCGAGGTTGCCGGCAAGCTCCTGCCGCTGACCATTCGACAGAACGCCCGTGCAACACGCATGACGCTTCGTATCGAGCCGGGCGGCCGGGCGCTGAAGCTGACCGTGCCAGAAGGCCTGCCGGAGCGCGAAGTCCAGTCCTTTCTGAACCGTCATCAGGGTTGGCTGATGACCAAACTGGCGCGGTTTTCCGGTGAAAGCGAACTCGAGGAGGGCGGCTCGATCCTGATCCGCGGCGTTGCCCACCGCATCGAGCGAACGGGTCGGATCCGCGGCCTGACCGAGGCCGTAGTGCTCGGCGAGGAGAGCATCTTGCGGGTGAGCGGCGGCGAAGAACATTTGCGCCGACGGGTTGCCGACTTTTTGAAGAAGGAAGCGCGCAGCGATCTCGAACGGCTCGTGGCGGTCTATACCGGCAGGATAGGGCGCCGGGCGCGTTCCTTGAGCCTCAAGGACACGCGCAGCCGCTGGGGCTCCTGTTCCGTCGATGGCGACTTGAGCTTTTCCTGGCGGATTGCCATGGCGCCGCCAAAAGTCATCGCCTATCTCGCGGCGCACGAGGTCGCCCATCTTCAGGAGATGAACCACGGCCCGGATTTCTGGGCGCTCTGCGAAAAACTGTGCCCCGACACGCGCGACGCCAAGCACTGGCTGAAGCGCAACGGCACGATGCTGCACGCCATAGATTTTGGCTGA
- a CDS encoding YqaE/Pmp3 family membrane protein, whose translation MRLLIALILPWLQFFTIGRPFAGIICRILQLTLIGWIPAAIWSVYALSQYKTDQKIKAALDARYRA comes from the coding sequence ATGCGTCTGCTGATTGCTCTTATCTTGCCCTGGCTGCAGTTCTTCACGATCGGCCGGCCCTTTGCCGGCATCATCTGCCGCATTCTGCAGCTTACACTGATCGGCTGGATTCCGGCGGCGATCTGGTCGGTCTACGCGCTCAGCCAGTACAAGACGGACCAAAAGATCAAGGCAGCGCTCGACGCCCGATATCGCGCCTGA
- a CDS encoding phosphoribosylanthranilate isomerase yields the protein MKTDVKICGLKTAEAVERAAALGASHTGFIFFPKSPRNIEPDDAGRLADRIRGRAKIVAVTVDADNDDLDEIVSALKPDMLQLHGSESPDRVLTVKAVYGLPVMKALSIREASDLDRMEPYVGIADRFLFDAKPPAGSDLPGGNGVSFDWRLLDALDGSVDYMLSGGLNASNIGEALALTGARAIDTSSGVESAPGIKDLKLMEAFFDAVRRADDERARAGSKT from the coding sequence ATGAAAACTGACGTGAAAATATGCGGGTTGAAGACCGCCGAGGCAGTGGAGCGCGCTGCCGCGCTGGGCGCCTCGCACACCGGGTTCATCTTCTTTCCGAAAAGCCCGCGCAATATCGAACCGGACGACGCCGGCCGTCTTGCCGACCGTATTCGCGGGCGGGCGAAGATCGTGGCAGTTACGGTCGATGCCGACAATGACGACCTCGACGAGATCGTTTCGGCTCTCAAGCCGGATATGCTGCAGCTTCACGGCTCGGAAAGCCCGGACCGCGTGCTGACGGTCAAGGCGGTCTACGGCCTTCCCGTCATGAAGGCCCTGTCGATCCGCGAGGCATCCGATCTCGACCGGATGGAACCCTATGTCGGCATTGCAGATCGTTTCCTGTTCGACGCCAAGCCGCCGGCGGGCTCCGACCTGCCGGGCGGCAACGGCGTTTCGTTCGACTGGCGGCTGCTCGATGCGCTTGACGGCAGCGTCGATTACATGCTTTCCGGTGGATTGAATGCAAGCAACATCGGCGAGGCCCTTGCGCTGACCGGCGCGCGGGCCATCGACACATCCTCCGGCGTCGAGAGCGCGCCGGGCATCAAGGATTTGAAGCTCATGGAAGCATTTTTCGATGCCGTTCGCCGGGCGGACGACGAGCGGGCACGAGCAGGGAGCAAGACGTGA